A window from Ignavibacteriota bacterium encodes these proteins:
- a CDS encoding MFS transporter — MKLKTIPIFLTFLVMGVADAMGPMASAVEKNYELSAVVATLLTFFVFIAFAVFSVPGGVLAARIGKKNLLLIGLGLNIVAMAIPTFIDPGFTLLVICIFLLGVGTTFLQVAGNPIMYDVSEEGKYSRNLALAQGIKGLGSSGSAYLVGLVLILPIFATMGWRGVFPVFLLFMIIAFVSVASLKVNETKSDDPPSISSSLKLLNEPVFALAVLGIFLYVGAEVCMARFLKPSLESFGFSADKAALWGPTVFFGTITFGRLVAGSININARTFFRISAVLGLLGVILIMTGQEYLSIIGIILGGLGFANIWPMLFSITIEEKPERSSELSGLMVMAISGGAIVPLIMGELVDRDLLTLAYIVPAICFAYLLVLSLKGKKKIA, encoded by the coding sequence TATTCCAATATTTTTAACATTTCTTGTAATGGGTGTTGCAGATGCAATGGGACCAATGGCAAGTGCAGTTGAAAAAAATTATGAATTAAGTGCAGTTGTTGCAACTTTGCTTACATTTTTTGTATTTATTGCTTTTGCGGTTTTTAGTGTTCCTGGTGGAGTTTTGGCAGCTCGCATTGGAAAAAAGAATTTATTATTGATAGGATTAGGTTTAAACATTGTAGCAATGGCAATACCTACTTTTATAGATCCCGGTTTTACATTACTTGTAATATGTATTTTTCTGTTAGGTGTGGGCACAACTTTTCTTCAAGTCGCTGGAAATCCAATTATGTATGATGTAAGTGAAGAAGGAAAGTATAGTAGGAATCTTGCATTAGCTCAAGGAATTAAAGGGCTTGGTTCATCCGGCTCTGCGTATTTAGTTGGTTTAGTATTAATACTTCCAATTTTTGCTACTATGGGATGGAGAGGTGTTTTCCCAGTATTTTTATTATTCATGATAATTGCATTTGTTTCTGTTGCATCTTTAAAAGTGAATGAAACAAAATCTGATGATCCTCCAAGTATTTCATCATCTTTAAAACTTTTAAATGAACCAGTATTTGCTTTAGCTGTATTAGGAATATTTCTCTATGTTGGTGCTGAAGTCTGTATGGCACGTTTCTTAAAACCATCATTGGAAAGTTTTGGATTCTCTGCAGATAAAGCTGCATTATGGGGACCAACAGTTTTTTTTGGAACTATAACTTTTGGCAGATTAGTTGCCGGAAGTATAAATATTAACGCAAGAACTTTTTTTAGAATTTCTGCTGTACTTGGATTATTAGGGGTGATATTAATTATGACTGGACAAGAATATTTATCTATTATTGGAATTATTTTGGGCGGTTTAGGATTCGCAAATATTTGGCCAATGTTATTCTCAATTACAATTGAAGAAAAACCAGAAAGATCAAGTGAGCTTTCCGGCTTAATGGTTATGGCAATTAGCGGTGGAGCAATTGTTCCATTAATTATGGGAGAATTGGTTGATAGAGATTTATTAACTCTTGCTTATATTGTTCCGGCAATTTGCTTTGCATATTTATTGGTATTATCACTAAAAGGAAAGAAAAAAATTGCTTAG